From the genome of Agromyces intestinalis:
TGATCCAGGAGGCGATCGCCTCGAACGACCCCGTGCTCTACTTCGAACCGAAGAGCCGGTACTGGCCGAAAGGCCCGGTCGACCTCGAGCACGCCGGGCTGCCGCTGCACGCCTCGCGCGTGGTGCGCGAGGGCGCCGACGTCACCCTGGTCGGTCACGGCGCGATGGTCGCGACGCTGCTGCAGGCCGCCGACATCGCCGCCGAAGAGGGAACGAGCCTCGAGATCGTCGACCTGCGCTCGATCTCGCCGATCGACTACGGGCCCATCCTCGACTCCGTCGCCCGCACGGGTCGGCTGGTTGTCGCGCAGGAGGCGTACGGCAACGTCAGCGTGGGCTCCGAGATCGCGGCGACCGTCGCCGAGCGCGCCTTCTACACGCTCGAGGCGCCGGTGCTGCGGGTGTCGGGTTTCGACACCCCGTTCCCGCCGGCGGCGCTCGAGACCGAGTACCTGCCGAGCCCCGATCGTGTGCTCGAGGCCGTCGATCGGGCGCTCGCGTACTGACGCCGCCGCCGGCTCGAAGACATGCCGCTTCGCGGATACACCTGCTGAAAGGCTGAACAGATGGCTGAGATCCGCTTCCCGCTCCCCGACGTCGGCGAGGGCCTCACCGAGGCCGAGATCGTGCAGTGGCGGGTCTCGCCCGGCGATCGCGTCGAGCTCGACCAGGTGTTCGTCGAGATCGAGACCGCGAAATCGCTGGTCGAACTGCCGAGCGCGTTCGACGGGGTGGTCGCCGAGCTGCTCGTCGACGAGGGCGCGACCGTCGAGGTCGGGACGCCGATCCTCGTGA
Proteins encoded in this window:
- a CDS encoding alpha-ketoacid dehydrogenase subunit beta, which codes for MAKAINAGLREAMLADPKVLLMGEDIGKLGGVFRVTEGLQAEFGERRVLDSPLAESGIVGTAIGLAMRGYRPVIEIQFDGFIFPAFDQITTQLARQNLRHGGAMPMPIVIRVPYGGHIGSIEHHQESPEAYFAHTPGLRVVSPSNPHDAYWMIQEAIASNDPVLYFEPKSRYWPKGPVDLEHAGLPLHASRVVREGADVTLVGHGAMVATLLQAADIAAEEGTSLEIVDLRSISPIDYGPILDSVARTGRLVVAQEAYGNVSVGSEIAATVAERAFYTLEAPVLRVSGFDTPFPPAALETEYLPSPDRVLEAVDRALAY